One window of Triticum dicoccoides isolate Atlit2015 ecotype Zavitan chromosome 5A, WEW_v2.0, whole genome shotgun sequence genomic DNA carries:
- the LOC119304284 gene encoding uncharacterized protein LOC119304284, whose amino-acid sequence MAAVMDLDLNCAPPSPEPAPQDHRLGHAMLRQEHAYRHQVEDLHRLYWAHRNLRPDVPFWEQSHDVLYPTHSMPMATSSQSHMIDPDLLGASSHELRGKQAIWCGNGVAGNLGAEGSSVRRKPDHGGGVQGRSGYRRMIDLEKPATSEDDDDDVEILSPARFSDYAKRNAGFVDNSQCYPRENAAHVRFGSTGSSDTPDSHSPVKAKATASGRMLIDLNIAQEDDLNVCPDSSKNVFGSLLASSRTMQSGEGCSNSSKAFHIGGESSIGSSKGSSITVAASMSAPDSTREVMARGICDPQSSSKPFRVEASNHDVRLRGNIQHQHTLDNVSGMSSQASMEIPREEISVRASGRHSSSSSDLQKTGQTAVYRECQEESLAVICDDEMEGFDLNVSVGSIELPSMMDSSPREKHASSDGVDKLLSHYFTEDKVQENISSLECPTIIDQQQMAESMDGKSVQSPDSGVATNRSMSIPETPQGRDYACPRLRPSSNGESNSMNAPITYQVVTEDELLASTAAQTLVSLFTDSAAWFTDSHCSNNQADAQDGGDEPQVSLDSFEEGVMNLEALRDDGDSVAVRAPDKDGPSCGIKLRRGRGMRDFQREILPGLVSLARHEICDDLHAIGYEIRKTRQRRAPRDKYGPSTRSRLPRRCSNAWNY is encoded by the exons ATGGCCGCCGTCATGGATTTGGATCTCAACtgcgcgccgccgtcgccggagccggcGCCCCAGGACCACCGCCTCGGCCACGCAATGCTCCGCCAAGAACACGCCTACCGCCaccag GTCGAGGACCTGCATAGGCTGTATTGGGCGCACAGGAATCTCAGGCCTGATGTGCCCTTCTGGGAGCAATCCCATGATGTCCTCTATCCCACCCATTCCATGCCCATGGCTACTTCCTCCCAATCCCACATG ATTGATCCGGATCTGCTGGGTGCTTCTTCTCATGAGCTACGAGGCAAGCAGGCCATTTGGTGTGGCAATGGGGTTGCAGGGAATTTGGGCGCCGAGGGTTCTTCAGTCAGGAGGAAGCCTGATCATGGTGGTGGTGTGCAGGGGAGGTCTGGTTACCGTCGCATGATCGATCTAGAGAAACCAGCGACATCagaggacgacgatgatgatgtggAGATCTTATCTCCTGCTCGGTTCAGTGACTATGCCAAGCGCAATGCTGGGTTTGTGGATAATTCTCAGTGTTATCCAAGGGAGAATGCTGCCCATGTTCGTTTCG GTTCAACTGGATCTAGTGATACCCCAGACAGTCATTCGCCAGTCAAAGCAAAGGCTACCGCATCTGGACGCATGCTTATCGACCTGAATATAGCTCAAGAAGATGATTTAAATGTTTGCCCTGATTCTTCCAAAAACGTGTTCGGTTCTCTTTTGGCTAGTTCAAGAACAATGCAATCAGGAGAAGGTTGCAGCAACTCCAGCAAAGCATTCCACATTGGGGGTGAATCTAGCATTGGATCCTCAAAAGGGTCTTCGATCACAGTTGCGGCATCAATGTCGGCCCCAGACAGCACAAGGGAAGTGATGGCCAGAGGTATTTGTGACCCACAGAGCAGTTCTAAGCCTTTCCGCGTGGAAGCTTCAAATCATGACGTGCGTCTCAGAGGAAATATCCAGCATCAACATACACTAGATAATGTCTCTGGAATGAGTTCTCAGGCCTCTATGGAAATTCCGCGCGAAGAGATATCAGTTAGGGCGAGCGGtcgacattcttcttcttcttcagatttaCAAAAAACAGGACAAACAGCTGTGTATAGGGAATGCCAAGAGGAGAGTCTAGCAGTAATCTGTGATGATGAAATGGAGGGTTTTGACTTGAATGTGTCAGTTGGAAGCATCGAGCTCCCATCGATGATGGATAGCAGTCCCAGAGAGAAACATGCAAGTAGTGATGGTGTTGACAAACTTCTAAGTCATTACTTTACTGAGGATAAGGTCCAGGAAAACATTTCTTCCCTTGAATGTCCAACTATCATAGACCAACAACAAATGGCTGAAAGTATGGACGGTAAGAGCGTACAGTCGCCAGACTCCGGAGTTGCAACAAACAGATCGATGTCGATTCCAGAAACTCCTCAAGGTCGTGACTACGCTTGTCCAAGATTGAGACCATCAAGTAACGGAGAATCAAATTCTATGAACGCGCCCATCACATATCAAGTTGTGACAGAAGATGAGTTACTAGCGTCCACAGCAGCTCAGACACTCGTTTCCTTATTCACGGATAGCGCTGCATGGTTCACAGACAGCCATTGCAGCAACAACCAGGCAGATGCTCAGGATGGAGGCGATGAACCGCAGGTTTCGCTGGACTCTTTCGAGGAAGGCGTGATGAACCTAGAGGCTCTGAGAGACGATGGGGATTCAGTCGCCGTGAGAGCGCCGGACAAGGACGGGCCTTCGTGTGGGATCAAGCTGAGGAGAGGGAGGGGAATGAGAGACTTCCAGAGAGAGATATTGCCCGGGCTGGTCTCCCTCGCGAGGCACGAGATATGCGATGACTTGCATGCTATAGGGTATGAGATCAGGAAGACTAGGCAGAGAAGGGCGCCCAGGGACAAGTACGGCCCGTCGACCCGGTCAAGGCTGCCTCGGCGTTGCTCGAATGCATGGAACTACTGA